The Myxococcus guangdongensis nucleotide sequence CGTAGACGTTGAAGCCCACCCGCGCGCTGGCGGTGAGGTAGCTGGGCAGCTCCACGCGGGAGCTGGGCAGGCCCGTGGCCTCGTCCACCTGGAAGCCCGGGTCGAAGCGCGAGCCCACGAAGAGGGCGTACAGCTCCACGAAGGCCACCTTGCCGATGTTGGTGCGGCCGCGCGCGTAGATGCGGTGGGTGGGCGCGTAGTCCAGCGGCGTGCGGGGCCCGTCGTCGAAGGGCACGCTCTTGGCGTCGAGGAACTGGTAGGCCACGTCGAAGGACGAGTTGATGGCCGGAATCTGCGCGGCCGCCTCCAGCTCCGCGCCGGCGATGCGCGCGTCACCCATGTTCCGGAACTGCGACACCGAGCCGAACACCAGCTGCTGATTGATGAAGTTCTTGGCCACGTTGTAGAAGCCCGTCCCCGTCAGGCGCACCCGCCGGTCGAAGGGCCAGAAGTCCACCGAGGCCTCGAAGGTGTCGAGCGTCTCCGCCCGCAGGCCCGCGTTGCCCACCAGCGTGGAGGCGTACATCTGCTGGTTGATGGCCAGCTCCGCCAGCGTGGGCGCGCGGAAGGCGCGGCCGTAGTTGGTGCGCAGCGTGAGCAGCTCCGGCACCGCGTGGAAGACGATGCTGGCGCGCGGCGAAATCTGGTCCGTGCGCTCGCGCCAGACGCGCTCCGGAATCTGGTAGCGGTCATAGCGGGCGCCCGCGCTCACCACCACGCGCTCCAGCGGGCGGTACTCCGCGTCCACGAAGCCACCGATGATGGTCTGCTTCGTGTCGTCCATCGTGAGCTCGGGCAGCACGTTGGGCACGTTGACCTGGTCGAACTTCACGTCGCCTCCGAACGTCACGGACACCGGGCCCGCCGAGTACAGCGCGCGCGCCTCGCCGCCCAGCCGCCGACGCTTGCCCAGCGCGCGCGTGGGGTCGCCACCGAAGGCGTTCTCCAGCACCACGTCGCGGCGCTTGAAGAAGCCGTACACCTGACCGAACAGGCGCAGGCTGTCCGTCACCTGCTGGTCCACCTGGGCGGAGGCGTTGAGGTTCTGGACGGACTCCTCGTCATTCGGCGTGTAGTGGCAGCGGCCGCAGTTGCCCACCGTCGAAATCTGGGTGTGCGAGCCACCCGGGCGGCCGATGGTCGCGTCCGTGAAGTCTGCGTCCAGCGCCAGCGGCCCCACGCGCACCTTGCCGTTGACCTGGTGCACCATCGAGTCCTGGTTGGTGTCCACCAGGCCCGTGGTGGGGTCATTGAAGAGCTGGGCCCCGTCCGAGCCGAAGCCGTAGTAGCCGAGCAGCGCCTCCACCGGCCCGCCGCGGCCGGCCACGTTGCCGTGCAGCCGCCACGTCTGGTCCTGGCCCGCGAGCACGCGCGCCTCCGCGCCCACGTTGCGACCCGGGGCGATGAGGTCCGCGGGCTGCCGCTCGATGATGTTGATGACGCCGCTGAAGGCGTTGGAGCCGTACAGCGACGAGCCCGGGCCCCGGATGACCTCCACCTGCTTGAGGTTGACCAGGGGCGTCGTCTCGTCCGCGTAGAACTGGCCCGTCCACGGGTCCGTCAGCGGCCGGCCGTCCTTCAGGAGCAGGAGGCGGTTGGACAGGTAGTTGGAGCCCAGGCCGCGCGCGCTCACCGCCGCCTTGCGCATGGAGCCCCGGCGGCACTCCATGCCGGGGAAGTACTGGATGGCCTCGCACAGCGTGAACTGGCCGGTGCCCTCGAGCTCCTCGGCCGGAATCCACGACACCGTCAGCGGCACGTCCGCGATGCGCTGGTTGCGCTTGCCGGCCGTGGTCACCACCGCCTCGCTGAGCACGCGGTTGACGGACTCCTCCAGCGGGTCCGCGCCGCCCAGCGGATCCAACCCGGCCAGGCCCGACGGGGGCGGCATGGCCCGGTCCAGGGTGGGCTCGGCGAAGGGCGCGCTGATGGGGACGTTGTCGGTGGCGACGGGCGCGGCGGGCGGGCTCTTCGTCGCGGGCAGCACGGCGCCGTGGCCCGGGGTGGAGGCGGGCGACGAGATGAGCGGATCCGCGATGCTGGGGCCGGGCTGGGCGCCAGGGCTCGCCACGGGGGCGGCGGGCAGCGGCGCGGGGGGATGCGACTCCACCGTGGGCGCGGGGGTGACGGGCACGGGGGGCTCGGCCGTCACGGACTCCGTCGCGGTGGAAGGGTCGTCCTCCAGGCCACCGCCCAGCACGGGGATGTCCGAGTCCGTGGCCTCCGTGCCGCGAGGAGGCTTGCGCGTCTTGGGCGGCTTCTTCACCGCCGCGCGCGGGGGCTTGGTGGCGGGCGTCTTCGTCGTCGTGGCCGCGGGCTTCGTCCCGTTCGCCACGCGCTTCTTGCGCTTCACCTTGGGCTGCGACTCGGAGGCCGCGTTGGTCTCTTGCGCCTGGGCCACCGCCGGGTGGGCCACGGCCAGCGCGCAGAGGACGGCTGACACC carries:
- a CDS encoding TonB-dependent receptor plug domain-containing protein, with protein sequence MHSIVCGDPLPGAVRAHVKRRGLRAFFTVSAVLCALAVAHPAVAQAQETNAASESQPKVKRKKRVANGTKPAATTTKTPATKPPRAAVKKPPKTRKPPRGTEATDSDIPVLGGGLEDDPSTATESVTAEPPVPVTPAPTVESHPPAPLPAAPVASPGAQPGPSIADPLISSPASTPGHGAVLPATKSPPAAPVATDNVPISAPFAEPTLDRAMPPPSGLAGLDPLGGADPLEESVNRVLSEAVVTTAGKRNQRIADVPLTVSWIPAEELEGTGQFTLCEAIQYFPGMECRRGSMRKAAVSARGLGSNYLSNRLLLLKDGRPLTDPWTGQFYADETTPLVNLKQVEVIRGPGSSLYGSNAFSGVINIIERQPADLIAPGRNVGAEARVLAGQDQTWRLHGNVAGRGGPVEALLGYYGFGSDGAQLFNDPTTGLVDTNQDSMVHQVNGKVRVGPLALDADFTDATIGRPGGSHTQISTVGNCGRCHYTPNDEESVQNLNASAQVDQQVTDSLRLFGQVYGFFKRRDVVLENAFGGDPTRALGKRRRLGGEARALYSAGPVSVTFGGDVKFDQVNVPNVLPELTMDDTKQTIIGGFVDAEYRPLERVVVSAGARYDRYQIPERVWRERTDQISPRASIVFHAVPELLTLRTNYGRAFRAPTLAELAINQQMYASTLVGNAGLRAETLDTFEASVDFWPFDRRVRLTGTGFYNVAKNFINQQLVFGSVSQFRNMGDARIAGAELEAAAQIPAINSSFDVAYQFLDAKSVPFDDGPRTPLDYAPTHRIYARGRTNIGKVAFVELYALFVGSRFDPGFQVDEATGLPSSRVELPSYLTASARVGFNVYDGISVSFLGSNLFNAAYEESHGFPVAPQSFFSEVKVRY